The nucleotide sequence AATCTCGAATACCAGCTTTTTCCAACGCCTCCGACAGTTCCGGCCAGATTTCATCATGCCGCCGTTGGTATTCGGCTACATTGCCGGGCTTGAGTTGCATGGTAAAGGCTACTTCTTCCATATGGTTGGGTGAGGTTGAGTGGACGCGGCGGATTTCAGGAAAGTTAGTGCTCTAGCACTTTCTAAGAGCGTCATGCTGAGCTTGCCGAAGCATCTCGCGTGCTGACACCAGATTAGTATGCCAACCTCAGCACGCGAGATGCTTCGGTAAGCTCAGCATGACGTATAGTGGGTTATTAACTACTGCACTTTCGCAGGTTGCGTGGCGGAGGCAGTGGGCGTCAAGGTTACGGGACCTAGCAGGCCCGACTCCTGCGGCGTCCATTTTTCGGCGGTGAACAGGCCTTCGGGGGTGCGGTTTTCCTTGAGCCGGGCGGCTACGTTTACGTTGTAGAATTTCTTGTACTCGACGTGGTTCTTGTCCATGTCGATGATGCGGTTAGCCATGCCATTGCTAACCGTCACGGTCAGGCTGTTGGTGGCTTGCAGTTGCTCTTTGGACACATACACTTGGTAAACTGGCCCGATGAGCGTGCCGAGTTCTTTGCCGTTGAGTTGCACGCGGGCACTCTGCGCCACGCGGCCAAGGTCGAGCAGCCAGCCGGTGCCAGTGCCTTGCGGCGCGGGGAAGGACGTGGTGTAGGTAGCAGTGCCGGAGAACTTCTGGCCCGCTTCGCCAGCCATCGTGGTCCAGGAGTCCAGCTTCTGCGTTTGCAACGGCGCCGGCAGCGTCGGCCCACCTGATACGAAGGCCACCTTCCAGGTGCCGTTGATGGGCTGCGGGGCACCGGCTGGCTTCACGTAGGCATAGGCCGGGCCGGTGGTGCCGGCTTCGTTGGTTTCCAGAATGCATGACTCGCCGGGAGCCAACTGCACGTACACTTCCGGCATTCCCTCCGCGGCAGTCCGGATGGAGGCCATACCGAGCTTTTCGGTCATGGGGTTGTAGAGGGCTACTGATTTGGCGGCGGTTTGCAGCGGCAACCAACCGTCGATAGCCTTGTCGCTCCAGTTGGCCACAAAATAGTAGTGCCCTTTGGCGTGGCGACGGCGCTCGAATTGCAAGCCCGTATCCACCATCTTTTCGCGCTTCACCCCTGCTTGCGTCAACAGTTGGTCTACGTCTTTACCAACCAAGATGCGGCCTTTGCCCACTTGTGCCTGCTGCACGCCGGCTTGCTTGCCGGGGGCCAGCTTGACTTGGGCCAGCAGCTTGCGGAACGCGCTGCGGCGGCTGTCGAGGCTGCCGAGGCCGGGCACGTCGGCGGGCAGTTGGTCTTCCATCACGATGGTGGCCCCGCCTTGCGCCAACTTCACGAGCTGCTGTAAGGTGGGCAGCGGCATCAGGCTGGCGTTGGGGACCAGAACGGTGCGGTAGGTGGCGCCACCGGTTTGCAGCGTGCTACCCACACCTTTCACATCTAGTAATTGCTTGTCGGAAATGTAGTCGAAGCCGTAGCCGCGCTTGAGGAGGGTGGCGCTGGTTTCTTCGATGGGCATGCCTTTGAAGCCGTGGTCGATGCCGTCGAAATGCTGCAAGAGCACCTTGCCGGGCCGCACGTAGGCATCGTACATGGGCAGGTACACCAGCACGTCGTTGGAGGGCTTGCCGGCTTGCATGAATGACTGGCAACGCGCCACGTACTTGTTGAGTTGGCCGAAATCGGGCCAGAACGAGTTGTTGGGGTTGAAATGCACGGCCGCGTAGAAAATCCAGCCGGGCCACGCAGCGGCTTGTGGCGAGTAGTTGGTGCCGTGGTAGAACGTGTGGTTGACGCCGCCGAGCAGCATCCGGTCCAAGGCCTTTTTCGCGTCGCTGAGCTTGGTCAGGAAATGCTCGTTTTCCCACGTGGCTGTCTCTGCCGAGGTGAGCGGCTTACCCGTTACGTGCGCCGCCGACGAAGCAAATTTGATGCGCACCAAATCTTGCCCTTCCGTTTCGGGAATGTCGGTGGCGGCGTACAAATCCAGGATATTGGCGGGCGAGCCGTGCGCTTGGTTGCGGATCAGCGCATCATGCGTTTTCGCCCACGTGGCCCACGTCTTGGTGTAGTTTTCGAGCAGCAGTTCGGAAATAGTTTCCCGGTAGTCTGAGAGCACGCGCTTGTTTTCGTCCTCGGAAGCCTTGCCAAACAACGCCGGCAAGTGCTGACGCAAATCGTAGGCGTGGCGCTTCTGAAATTCAGCAAACAGCTGCGGCGTCCAGTTGCTCTCGCCTTGGGCATCGTCTACCTCATAAGAGTCGTTGAAAAACGCCCGGACGGGTTTCACGTCGCGGCCTTTGAAGGCTTGGTCGAAATAACGCAGGTAGTTGTCGGTGGCGGTTTTCGAGAAGTGGTCGATTACGTCGCCTTCCCCACCAGGACCAGCGCGCTCCACCATCTTGCCATGCCAGCCTTGGAACACGCCGTAAAGCGTCCAGTTACCGGCCGGGGCAGTCCAGTTCAGTTTGCCATCGGCGGCTACTTTGCTGGTCAGATCCAGCGTCTGGCCCTTATCGGAATACGCCATCAGAGCCTGCAACGGCAGCGGCTTCTCGAAGCGCACCTGGTCGAAGGCGCGGAGTTGCAGATCCGGGTTCTTGGTGATGGGCTCTACTAGCTGCTTGATATCAACCCGCGGACCAATAACGCGCAGGATGGGCTGCTGCACAAAGCGCACCGGCTCCTTCAGCTGCTCGCCGCCCTTGAGCGAGTAGGTTTGCGAGGCCACGTACTTGCAGGCGTCTTCCTGCGTCACCCACGGCCCGCCAAACGGCCAGCCGGACGCCTGCGCCATGTCTACGCCCATGCCCAACCGACCTGCTTCCGTGAGCGTGTGCGTAAGCATGTCCATCCACTTCGGCTCCAGAAAGTTGATGAACTGGTTTTCTGCACCCTTCACCCCGTAAATCGTGGTGATTTCCACCCCGCCCAACCCGGCTTGCTGGTACTGCGTGAGCAAGCGCGTCAGGTCCTCTTTGTTGACGGCACTCCCCTCCCACCACCAGCGCGTCCAGGGCTTGGTTTGCTGCGTGATTGCAGGCCAGGCGGGTGCCTGCGCACGGGCGGGCAGTTGTGTTAGCGCAGCGGCGAAAAGCAAGGAAAGAGCGAGTGGTGTTTTCATAAGTCAGAAAGACGAGAGTTCATTGCAATACAGACTATGGCAAGAAGTTAGAAGACTAACTTGCCTCAGATGAGGAGGCATTTGGGGTGGTTGACTGCTCGTTGCGGATGTTGCCAAACTATTTGTCATGCTGAGCGCAGCCGAAGCATCTCGCTCGAATCGTTGAGCAAACGTTAGGGTTTACCACACTAGCGAGATGCTTCGGCTTCGTTGCACTGCGCTCAGCATGACGTTCCTGTAGATTGTTTTGGCGTTAATCAATTGCCTCTATTCTCCTCATCTGAGGGGAACGAGTCTTCTAGCTCTATCTTCTTTCACTCAGTTACGGCTTCATTTAGTTGTAGCCTTGCTGCTTACTTCATCTTGTATATCTCCGTGCCGGCTAACAGGAAGCAACCGGTACCGTAGTCTTCGAAGTCGGGTTTGCTGGTGTAGCTGACGGGTTGGCCGTCTTTGGGCTCTTTGCCGGTGCCCTGCACGTAGCCGAGGAAGCCGTTGGGGTGCACGCATTCCTTGGCCATGGCGGTCCAGGCTTTGGCGATGATGGGCTGGTACTGCTTGGCGTCGAGCAGGCCGTGGTTGAGGCCCCAGGCCATGCCGTAGATGAAAAGGGCCGTGCCGGTCAGCTCTTTGCCGCCGTAGTTGGTCGGGTCGTGGAGGCTGACGTTCCAGTAGCCGTCGGGGCGTTGCAGAGCCGGCAGGGCCTTCATCATGCTGAGGTACATCTGCTCGTATTCGGCGCGGTGGGGGGCGTCTTTGGGCATGATGTCGAGCACGCGGACCAAGGCGGCTACCACCCACCCGTTGCCGCGGCTCCAGTAGCAATCCTCGCCGTTGGGCTCTTTATAGGGCGGCACGAAGTCTTTATCGCGCCACCATAATTGGTCTTGCGGATTGTAGAGGCCGTTGCCGCCGTGCACGGTTTTCGAGTAGTTGTAGATGCGGTACATCTTCTCGTAGTAGGCGGTATCCTTGTAGAGTACGCCGAGGCGGGCGTACACGGGCATGGCCATTTGCAGGGCGTCAATCCAGTTCCAATCGTCGACTTTAGGCGTTTGCACCATGTTGTCGATGCTGGCCTTGATGTCGCGGATGCGCTCCGGCTTGGGGTCGATGTTGTAGAGGTCGATGTAGGTTTGGCCGCAGGCTTGGTTGTCGGCGTTGCGGTCGGTGATGCCGTTGCGGATGCCCCATTGGTGCTTGGTTCCCCAATCGACGGCGTAATCGTAGTAGCGCTGCTGCTTATCGATGCCGTAGAGGGCCATCAGGCCTTCGTAGTACACGGCGCGGGTCCAGATGTGGCTCGGGCGGAGCTTATTGGTCATGATGTCTTTGCCCGGATCGGGCCAGAGCTTCATGAAGTAGTCGTTGGTTTGCCGCATGGTTTTCAGCACCGCTTTCTTGTTTGGCATCTTCTGCCCCGAGACGCTCACCGAGGACGCAATCAGCAACCCTACCAACAGGGTTTTCCAGCTTAGGAAATGGTTTTTCAAAACACTCGATTTCACTTTTAGCATTGTTGAATGGGCTTGTGTAGCTGCTGCTTAGTGGTGGGTAGCGAAGAACAATTCCAAGAAGGCGAATCTGCCCGCGCTAGCCCTCCTGTACTCTTCCGTTACCCCACCCCCGGCCCCTCCGGGAGAGGGGTGCCAGACGCAGGATGTTACAGAACGCACCCCTCTCCCGGAGGATGCTGCGCATCAAGCAGCGAGGGCCGGGGGTGGGGTTAAAATAGCTCGTCTTTGGCTGGGGCCTTGTAGGGCTGGGGGGTGGCGTTGGATTTGGGGAGGCCGAAGAAGAAATAGAGGGTGCGTTTTGAGGGGCCGCTGACGTGGTTTAGTTCACTGTTGGGGCCGAGGTTTTTGGTGTTGGCGTCGATGTTGAGGGCCAGCTTGGTGCCGAGCGGTGGAATGGTTTCCAGGAACGACAAGTTGCCGACGGGCAGCGACGGGTAGGGCTTCACGCCAGACAAGCCGTAGAAATCGAAGAGGCGCACAAACAACCCTTTGTCGGGGCTGGCGACCAGGAATTTGCCTTCCACGGTGTTCATTTCCATCCAAGTGATGTCGGCGAAGTATCCTTTGAACTCGGGGTAAATCCAGGGGGCGGCGCCGGTTTGGGTGTTGTTGTAGGCGTTTTCCCACACACTTTCGCCTACGCCCTGCATGCGGTTTTTCCAGACGCGGTACGGGCCTTTGCCGAGCCACTTGGCGCCGAGCACGTAATTTTCGGGGTAGGTGAAGCTGATGCCGGTGAAGGGCAGGTCGCCGTTCACGGCGTACTCGTAGTCGAGGCGCAACCAGCCGTTGCCGTCCATCTTCCAGCGTACCGATTTCAGGTCGCCTTGGTAACTCATTTCCACTACCTCGCCGTCGGGCTCGGTGCGGCGCTTCAAACTGGTGAAGGTGGCGTTACCGCTTACCAGAACGGGGCCTTTGCCGAAGCTGAGCTTGTCGCCGCTGTTGCCTTTCACGTCCTGGATTTCACCGGTTTTCTTGTTGAAGCTAACCGTGATGCCGGCGGCTTGCAGCGTGAGGGTGCTGTCGGTTTCGGTGGCGGCTACGGTTGGTTGCTTTTCCGTGCCGGGCAGAATGTTGCGAAGCAAGCGGGTGTTGTCGCCGGTTTTCCAGGTCCATTTGTACACCAGGTTTTTCTGCGGGTCGAAGGCCGAGAGTACTAGGGCATCATAGTCCTGCCAGTTTTTGGGCAGCTTGAGCTTCAACTCGCCCTGGCCTAGCGGTGCTACTTTCGGCGAGGTAGCGCGGCTTTTCTGGAGCGTAGTCGAGCCGGTGAATACTTCGCCCGGCTGGCGGTAATTCACCAATTCCCACTGGAAGAAGCACTCATTCAGGTTGTTGTAGTGGTAGCGGTTTTCCACCGGAATAGTGCCCTTGAACTTGGCGGGCAATTCCTTCATGTCAATCTTGATGGGCGAGAAAATCTCGCGCAGAGCGTAGAAACTACCCTCCTTTTCGCGGTGCGGACCTACCACGCCGTCGGGCGCATTCACGCCGTTCACGTCGATGATGTTGTTCTGATCTGTGCGCACGATGCCTTCGTCTACCAAGGCCCACAGGAAGCCGCCGCCGGAGCGTTGCGACTTCCAGTGCAGGTCCCAAAAGTCGGCCAAACCCACGGCGGCCCCGCCGTCGTCCTGCGCGTGCAGGAATTCGGTGGGCATATAAATCAAGGAATCGGCGAGGATTTTTTGGGTGCTGTAGTAGTTCTCGTAGTGGTTGCAGTCGATGCCGTTGAAGGCGTTGCCGGGGCGGTGGTGGGCGTGGATGACGGGGCGGTTCGAGAGGTCGTAGCGGCCGTAGTCGTCGTCCAGTTCCTTGTTGGTGCCGCCTTCGTTGCCGTTGCTCCAGAAGATGATGCTCGGGTGGTTAACGTCTTTTATCACCATTTCGCGCACCAGCTTCTCCCCTACTTTGGTGCCGTAGGCCTTTTGCCAGCCGGCCAACTCATCGAGCACGTAGAGGCCGAGCGAGTCGCAGAGGTCCAGAAACTTGGCATCGGGTGGGTAGTGCGACATGCGCACGGCGTTCATGTTCATTTCCTTGATGAGCTTCACGTCCATCAAGTGAATTGAGTCGTTGAGGGTGCGGGCCGTTTCGGGCCACCAGCTGTGACGGTTGATGCCCTTCATCTTCACCTGCGTGCCGTTCACGTAGATGCCCTTGCCGCGCCGGATTTCGATGGTGCGGAACCCGAACTTCTCGGTGGTTTGGTAGAGCGTCTGGCCGCCCGCTTCCAGCCGGATGTTGGTGCGGTACATGTTCGGCTTCTCGGAGTTCCAAAGCAGCGGCTTGCTAACCGTGGTGCTGAGCTTCACCAGCGTATCGTTGGCGGCCGCGCGGCCCTGGGCAGTACCCACCACCTTGCCTTGTGCGTCCAGAATATCCGCCTTCACGTCGGTGGCTTGGCGCAAACCTTTGAGGGCGACATTGACGGCAAACGTACCGTCGGCGCGGGCATTGATGGCGGTATGCGGGATGAACTGCTTAGGATACGCTTCCAGATACACGGGCCGGAAAATGCCGCCAAACACCCAATAGTCGGCGAGGCGCTCGGCATTGTTCACGGTCGGTTCCGCCGACATCTTGCTGACAGTTATTTCCAGCAGGTTATCCTGGTCGTACTTCAGCTTGTCGGTGAGGTCGTACTTGAAGCGGTAGAACGCGCCCTGGTGAATGGGGCCGGCTAGCTGGCCGTTTACCTTCACTTCGGTATCGGTCATCGACCCCTCAAACACGATATACACCTGCTGGCCTTGCCAAGCGGCGGGCACCTTGAACTGATGCTTATACTGACCTTTCTCGTCGGCGAAGCGGAAATTCTTGCCGTAGGTTTTGTAGTCGCGGCCGTAGTTGTAGCTGCCAAAACCCTGCTGCTCCCAACTCGAAGGCACCTGAATGGTGGTCCAGGCGCCACTGCGGCGGCCGCCGGTGCAGTAAAAATCCCAGGTTTTGGTGTGGATGTTGTCGGTGCCGGAGAGGTACTGTACCTGCTTGCGAGCCGACGTTTGGGCCGCGGCCGGCGCGGACCAGAACAACGCGGCGCAGGCCAGCCAAGACAGTAGATTGGTCTTCATAGAAGATGATTCAAGGAAGTCGAGGAGTTCATTATCGTCCCAACTTACCATGGAATTTTTCTATCAGTAACCTGTAGTATCCTGCTTTTACCGACAATGGGATACCGACGTACCATTTGGCTTTAGCTGAACAGGTTTCGGTATCAGGCAGATACTCCCAAACCCAAAGCACTCCGCAGACACTCTATTCTTCTATGCGGCCCCTGAAGTTTAACCTAAGCGCAGGCTACGCATAGCCATGCTACCGCAAGCAGCACCCGGGCTATCTAGCTGAACACTCCCTCACTATTTACGCTACCTTGGTGGCCCCGACAGTTACAATCGTAGTCACTTTCTCGGTCGTTTATGCACCATACGCTACTGCTTTGCCTTGGGCTACTCCTAGCTATCTGCTTGCTTTTTACTTTGAGCCAGCGCTTACGCGTCCCTTATCCTATTCTGCTGGTACTGGCGGGGTTGGCTATCAGCTTCATTCCTGGTCTTCCCTTATTAGAGGTGGAACCAGACCTCATTTTCCTGATTTTTCTACCACCGCTTCTCTACGAAGCTGCCTGGTTCACTTCCTGGAAAGACTTTTGGAAATGGCGCCGAATTATCAGCTTTCTGGCGTTCGGCTTGGTATTCCTCACGTCCGGCATCGTGGCGTACGTTTCGTGGGCCGTGATTCCGGGCTTCACGTTGGCGTTGGGCTTTCTATTAGGCGGTATCGTGTCGCCCCCTGATGCGTTGGCAGCAACGTCGGTTATGCGTGATATGTCGCTACCGAGGCGCATCACCGCTATTCTGGAAGGGGAAAGTTTGGTGAATGATGCTTCCAGCTTAATCGTGTTTCGGTTTGCCTTGGCGGCGATATTGTCTGGCTCGTTTGTGTGGCAGCAGGCCGCGGGCAGTTTTCTGCTCGTCACGCTGCTTGGTATTGCCGTTGGCCTGGCCGTAGGAGTGGTGTTCTACACAATTCACCGCTGGCTGCCTACCACGCCTAGCACTCATACCGTTCTGACGCTGGTTACCCCTTATGTGATGTACGTAACGGCCGAAACGTGGCACGTTTCGGGCGTGATGGCGGTGGTGAGCGGTGGCTTATTTATGTCGTACCATAGCTCGCGCATCTTTTCGCCCATCAACCGGCGGCAGGGCATTAGCACCTGGACCACCGTTGGCTTCGTGTTGAATGGGGCTGTATTTATGCTCATTGGGCTGGAATTGCCCGTTATTACGGGTGCCCTAGGAGGCTATTCCAAACTCGAGGCTGTTGGCTACGGCTTGCTGATTAGCGCGGTGGTGATTATCACGCGCCTTGTTGTTGGCATGTTGGGCTCCCCTTTCAGTCATTGGATTAGCCGCTTCATTGAAGTCAGTGATGCCAATCCGGGCTGGCGGGGCCCCCTTGTTGTGGGCTATGCGGGCATGCGCGGGGTGGTGTCCTTGGCGGCCGCTTTATCTATTCCGCTGGTAGGCAATAACGGGCAGCCGTTTCCGGAGCGCAACTTGATCTTGTTCATCACTTTCGTCGTGATTCTGGTTACGCTAGTCGGCCAAGGCCTTACGCTGCCGCTGCTCATTCGCTGGATTGGGGTCGAGGACCGTGATAATCTGCGTCCCGAACACGAGCAGCGCAACACGGCCCGTCATCATCTTACCACCGTGGCCCTGACCCGATTGCGTGCCCTTTATCAACCTCACCAGCGTAACCACAACGGCTTACTTGACACGCTCCAAAAGAAGCTGGAGAAAGATCTGTACTTGATTACGCACCAGATGCAGCCAGTGGACCATCCCCACATCGAGCGCCAGGTAACCGAATACCAGCGCATCTACACCGAGTTGCTGCACGCGCAACGCGAGGAACTGCGCAGGCTCCGCGGCCAGGAAGAGTACAACGACGAGCTAATTCGCCACTTAGAGGCCCATCTGGATCTGGAGGAGGAAAAGCTGACGCTATTTGTTGAAGCACAGCATCAACCAACGCCTCAGACCTTGCACGAGCAGCAACACAACACGTAACGGGTTCACCAGAAATTCCAGTTAACACGCAAAAGCCGCATCAACAACAAGGCAGGCCATTGTAGCTTTCCTTGTCACTGATGCGGCTTTATGTATTGAGGTGGTCGGCTACTTCTTGCCTTTGGCCATTTCCATTTCCACGCTGGCCATGATGAACGGGCCGACGCCTTTGAAGTCATTCTTTTTGATGGGCTCACTCAGGTAGTACTCGTACGAACCGTCGCGGTACGGGTCGCCGCCGAGGCCGCCGACGCTGACCGTGCCGTTCAGGACCAGCAAACCGTTGGGCTCGGTGGCTACGAACTCCTTCACGATGCCTTGGTAGCCTTTCTGAGCCGGGGCGGCAAACTTCTTGTCGAGGTAGCCCATGCGCACGCCTTTGGCCAGCGCGTACACGAACATGCAGGAGCCCGAGGTTTCAATGTAGTTGCCTTTGCGGCCCGCTTGGTCGGTTACCTGCCACCAGCCGCCGGTTTTGGGGTCTTGGTACTTCATTAGCACCGGGGCTAGGCGCTGTAAGTTCTTAATGAGTTGGCCGCGCTGCGGGTGGTCTTTCGGGAAATAGTCGAGCACATCGACTAGGGCCATGGCGTACCAGCCGATGCCGCGGCTCCAGAAGTTGGGCGAGAGGCCGGTGGTTTTGTCGGCCCACTTCTGCTCCTTGCTTTCGTCGTAGCCGTGGTAGAGCAGGCCGGTTTTGGGGTCCACGAGGTGCTTTTCCACTTGCGCGAATTGCAGGGCTACGTGGTCGAAGCCAGCGGGCTGATTGAACAGCTTGCTGTACTCGGCTGAAAACGGCTCGGCCATGTACAGACCATCTAGCCAGATTTGATAGGGGTAGCGCTTCTTGTGCCAGTAGCCGCCTTCCTTGGTGGTGGGCTGGTCTTGCAACTGCTTGTGCAGCAGTTCGGCGGCGCGCTGATACTTCATTTTATCGAGGCCGGGCTGCTGCATGAGCGTAAGCAGCACGCGGCCGGCGTTGATGTTGTCGAGGTTGTAGTCGGCCATCTTGAAGTACTGGATGGACCCATCGGCGGGCAGCGAGTAGTCCATTGTTTTCACGATGTAGTCGAGGTATTTTTTGTCGCCGGTACGCTGCCACACTCGTTCAATCGACTTCAGCATCAGCCCATGCTCGTAGCCCCAACGGGCCGCCCGGTTGCGGCTGGCCGGCACCGAATCGGGGTAGAGATGCATAAATGAATCGGCCATTTGCTGCGACAACGGCAACGAGGTTTTGGACTTGTTCTGAGCGTATAAGCCGGAGCTAAAAGCCACTAGGGCCATCAGCAGGCAGAAACGCAGCATCGTTTTCAACTTCATAGTATTCATCGTGGATTCAACGGTCCAATAGTACGCTTGCAAACACCCGGCCGCATGTAGCTTTTTGGCCTGATTCAGTAGGAAACTAGCAGAATCAGCCAGCACCCGACATTTCTATTCTTTTCCCTAGACTGTCTGAAAAACCGAAGACCGTCATGCTTTGCTGTGCTCTGCATGACGGTCTTCGGTTTATCAAGCACTAACGCTTTAATACTACAACCGCCTTTTTCTTCACGTTTTGGCCGTATTCGATGTCCTTTTTGGCTTTCGAGGCGTCGGTGTTTACTAGGCGGACGTTCTTGGCTTTTTCGGCACCGGATACGCGTAGTAGTACTGTGGCGCCGGGGGCGTACTTGATGTTGTCGAGGGTGATGTTCTGGCTGTTGTGCACTTCCATCACGGGGTCGGTGCTGGTGGGCAACAAGGTCACGTTTTTGAGGCTGATGTTGTCGGCTTCGATGCAGACTAGTCCTTTGTCGCTCTGCAGCACGGCATTTTCGATGCTGATGTCCTTGATGGCCATTTCGGGCAGGCCGCGCACCATAATGCCGGTTTTGGCGCCGTTGCAGGTCACGTTGCGGATCTGGATTTTGCGGAATTGCGGCGTGCTTTCATCCACGGGTTTGGCCGGCGAAACAGGGCGCTCCTTGGAGCCCGCCACCTGCGGCGTGGGGTCCTTAATCATATAGTACATGTCGAACAAGATGGCCTCGCCGGGAATGTCTTTCATATCGATGTCCTGAATGAAGATGTTCTCCACGACGCCCCCGCGGCCGCGGGTGGTTTTGAAGCGCAGCCCGATGTCGGTGCCAATCATGGTAATGTTGCTCACGTACAGGTTGCGCGCCCCGCCCGACATTTCGCTGCCAATCACGAAGCCGCCGTGGCCACGGTACACCTTGCAGTTGCGAATGATGAAGTTCTCGGTGGGCATGGCCCGCTTGCGCCCCTGCTCGTTGCGGCCGGATTTGATGCAAATAGCATCGTCGCCGGCGCTAAATGTGCAGCCTTCCACGATACCGTTTTTGCAGGATTCTAAATCCAGGGCGTCGGTATTGGGCGTGTAGGGGCCGTTGAGCACGTTGATGTTGCGCACGATTACGTCCTCGCTGCGCATGGGGTGCACGGTCCAGGCGGGTGAGTTCTGGAACGTAACGCCCTCAAAGAGCAGCCGCTTGCACTGGTCGAGCACCAGGAAATCGGGCCGCAGATAATCCTTGATGTCCTCGAAATCCTTGATTTCCGATTTCTCCTCGGTTATCACGCCGGCTTCCTTCACGGTAGTGCCTTTCAGGCTTTGGGCCGAGGGGTACCACCGGTCCTGCTTCTCGTTCAAGAAGCCGCCCGAGGCCACTAGCTGCTTCCACTCGCCTTCCGTGGAGCGGCCTTTTTGCACCATCCACCACGCTTCGCCGGCCCCGTCGAGGATGCCTTTGCCGGTTATGGCTACGTTTTCTAGGTTCTTGCCGTAGATCAGGGCTTGGTTGCGCACGGCATCGAGGCCCTCCCAGTTGGTTTTGTGGAGTTTGTAGTCAGCGCGGTTGTCGCTGAACTGGACTAGGGCTCCGGCCGCAACGTGCAGGTTTACGTTGCTGCGCATCTCAATCGGGCCGGTTAGCCACTGCCCGCGCGGCACGAGCACCACGCCCCCACCCTTCTGGCTGCATTCGTCTATGGCTTTCTGAAAGGCCGCGGTGTTTGACGTTAGGGCATCGGCTACTGCGCCGTACTTGGCAATGGAAAATGTATCAGCGCGAAACGAAGTGGTTTTGACGGGTGGCAAAGCGGATTGCTGAGCCACGGCCACGCCAGGTAAGCTAAGTAAGGAGAGAAAGGCAAGGGACTTTATCATACTACTAGGTGGAAACAGGAGGATTATCGAGCCTAAAGCAAAAGCTAGAGCATTAGCTTTTGCCCAATATTACTTACGGCATCTTGCTAAGTCCTTCCCAGCGCACTTTCCAGCCTTTCGGGATGCCGGGGTTTTCTTCTTTGCAGCCGTCGTAGCCGGCGCACATGAGAGCCACAGCCGAGAGCAAGCCGCCGTTGCCGGGCAGGTAGATGGGCAGGCGGTCTTCCTGATAGTTGTGGCCGCTGGGCAAGTAGGTGTTCTTCTGCACCTTCATTAACAGGGCGTCCACGGCTTTGTCGGGCATGCCCAGGCGGGTGGCCGTCATGGAGGTCATCGGGAAGTCCCAGCCC is from Hymenobacter tibetensis and encodes:
- a CDS encoding Na+/H+ antiporter — encoded protein: MSQRLRVPYPILLVLAGLAISFIPGLPLLEVEPDLIFLIFLPPLLYEAAWFTSWKDFWKWRRIISFLAFGLVFLTSGIVAYVSWAVIPGFTLALGFLLGGIVSPPDALAATSVMRDMSLPRRITAILEGESLVNDASSLIVFRFALAAILSGSFVWQQAAGSFLLVTLLGIAVGLAVGVVFYTIHRWLPTTPSTHTVLTLVTPYVMYVTAETWHVSGVMAVVSGGLFMSYHSSRIFSPINRRQGISTWTTVGFVLNGAVFMLIGLELPVITGALGGYSKLEAVGYGLLISAVVIITRLVVGMLGSPFSHWISRFIEVSDANPGWRGPLVVGYAGMRGVVSLAAALSIPLVGNNGQPFPERNLILFITFVVILVTLVGQGLTLPLLIRWIGVEDRDNLRPEHEQRNTARHHLTTVALTRLRALYQPHQRNHNGLLDTLQKKLEKDLYLITHQMQPVDHPHIERQVTEYQRIYTELLHAQREELRRLRGQEEYNDELIRHLEAHLDLEEEKLTLFVEAQHQPTPQTLHEQQHNT
- a CDS encoding glycoside hydrolase family 88/105 protein; protein product: MKLKTMLRFCLLMALVAFSSGLYAQNKSKTSLPLSQQMADSFMHLYPDSVPASRNRAARWGYEHGLMLKSIERVWQRTGDKKYLDYIVKTMDYSLPADGSIQYFKMADYNLDNINAGRVLLTLMQQPGLDKMKYQRAAELLHKQLQDQPTTKEGGYWHKKRYPYQIWLDGLYMAEPFSAEYSKLFNQPAGFDHVALQFAQVEKHLVDPKTGLLYHGYDESKEQKWADKTTGLSPNFWSRGIGWYAMALVDVLDYFPKDHPQRGQLIKNLQRLAPVLMKYQDPKTGGWWQVTDQAGRKGNYIETSGSCMFVYALAKGVRMGYLDKKFAAPAQKGYQGIVKEFVATEPNGLLVLNGTVSVGGLGGDPYRDGSYEYYLSEPIKKNDFKGVGPFIMASVEMEMAKGKK
- a CDS encoding glycoside hydrolase family 28 protein produces the protein MIKSLAFLSLLSLPGVAVAQQSALPPVKTTSFRADTFSIAKYGAVADALTSNTAAFQKAIDECSQKGGGVVLVPRGQWLTGPIEMRSNVNLHVAAGALVQFSDNRADYKLHKTNWEGLDAVRNQALIYGKNLENVAITGKGILDGAGEAWWMVQKGRSTEGEWKQLVASGGFLNEKQDRWYPSAQSLKGTTVKEAGVITEEKSEIKDFEDIKDYLRPDFLVLDQCKRLLFEGVTFQNSPAWTVHPMRSEDVIVRNINVLNGPYTPNTDALDLESCKNGIVEGCTFSAGDDAICIKSGRNEQGRKRAMPTENFIIRNCKVYRGHGGFVIGSEMSGGARNLYVSNITMIGTDIGLRFKTTRGRGGVVENIFIQDIDMKDIPGEAILFDMYYMIKDPTPQVAGSKERPVSPAKPVDESTPQFRKIQIRNVTCNGAKTGIMVRGLPEMAIKDISIENAVLQSDKGLVCIEADNISLKNVTLLPTSTDPVMEVHNSQNITLDNIKYAPGATVLLRVSGAEKAKNVRLVNTDASKAKKDIEYGQNVKKKAVVVLKR